In Pseudoxanthomonas sp., one genomic interval encodes:
- a CDS encoding spermine synthase yields MRPRAGTLMLWLFLASGFAGLLYQSLWSHYLGLVVGHAAYAQSLVLAIFMGGMALGAWAAGRAMPRWSRLLRLYAVAEALIGVYGLAFHPLFDGYLHVSQAMVLPWLGARAAAQAYPWVTAALMLMPACVMLGATFPLLSAGYLRTIPGPPARALGGLYFSNSLGAALGALAATFLLLPAWGLPGTLTLAGTINLLVAAGAWWLSRRLDASARAAAPTPPSESAPASARPAPPRRPLAGMLTAIALLSGACSFVYEIGWIRLLNQALGTTLHAFELMLAAFLLGLAFGGAWVYRRAARLGDPLRIAAMAQIAMGVAALLSLVAFAQSFRWVGALMDALARNDGGYGLFMLGSAGIALLVMLPATFFAGMTLPLFTLAWLRAGGGEAGIGRLYAANTVGAILGVALMLHALIPLLGVRAGMILAAAGDITLGFWLLARSEREVSPRGVATAIAAPLLAVVLCVTVGPPDPREQAGGVFRTGAARLDDGSRVVFLRDGKTATVSVVASDHHGSAALATNGKSDAAMALDIALPPTGDELTMVALGALPLAAHPAPRRIGVIGWGSGLSTHTLLGSPAVERVDTVEIEPAIHEGARRFGARVARAYDDPRSHVHFDDARRFFARQGERYDVIVSEPSNPWVSGVANLFSREFYAFLRGRLADDGVLVQWMQTYEIDDALLASMLAALLSEFPQVDLYLSHDVDLIVVAHAGRRHRADAARWDTPALHRELARTGLGDDASLAMRHIGDERVAGLFVRAMRAPAHSDYTQHVALRAPATRYRRDYSQTLQHLVDNGLPVLDLLAGRQPVAADAVVKALPEHRFTLGHRHAVMAAALMRGSTVDPVERATLPRGLAMSIETLRGLSPFAHEDPALWMDAAADVAEATLGVLPADDLQGVWVDPAWARDADGVPAIAEVLAMYADTARRDPPAMAATAKTVLSSPHPVSARIREQALVIAQLSALAQGDGAAVEPLHQVHGDRVARAERYRMVRYLLRIQGASAVR; encoded by the coding sequence ATGAGGCCGCGCGCCGGCACCCTGATGCTGTGGCTGTTCCTGGCATCGGGCTTCGCCGGCCTGCTCTACCAGTCGCTGTGGTCGCATTACCTGGGCCTGGTGGTGGGCCACGCGGCCTACGCACAGAGCCTGGTGCTGGCGATCTTCATGGGCGGCATGGCGCTGGGCGCGTGGGCGGCAGGACGCGCCATGCCGCGCTGGAGCCGGCTGCTTCGCCTGTATGCGGTGGCGGAAGCGCTCATCGGCGTCTACGGCCTGGCCTTCCATCCGCTGTTCGACGGCTACCTGCACGTATCGCAGGCGATGGTGCTGCCGTGGCTGGGCGCCCGTGCCGCCGCGCAGGCCTATCCCTGGGTCACGGCCGCACTGATGCTGATGCCGGCCTGCGTGATGCTCGGCGCGACCTTCCCGCTGCTCAGCGCGGGTTATCTGCGCACGATTCCCGGACCGCCGGCCCGCGCGCTGGGCGGACTGTATTTCAGCAACAGCCTGGGCGCTGCGCTGGGCGCGCTGGCGGCGACGTTCCTGCTGCTGCCGGCCTGGGGCCTGCCCGGCACGCTGACGCTCGCCGGCACGATCAACCTGCTGGTGGCAGCCGGCGCATGGTGGCTGTCGCGGCGGCTGGACGCGTCGGCGCGTGCGGCCGCTCCCACACCACCCTCCGAGTCCGCCCCCGCTTCAGCCCGTCCGGCACCGCCGCGCCGCCCCCTGGCCGGGATGCTGACCGCGATCGCCCTGCTCTCGGGCGCCTGCTCGTTCGTCTACGAGATCGGCTGGATACGTCTGTTGAACCAGGCGCTGGGCACGACGCTGCATGCGTTCGAGCTGATGCTCGCCGCGTTCCTGCTGGGGCTGGCCTTCGGTGGTGCCTGGGTCTACCGGCGCGCCGCACGCCTGGGCGATCCGCTGCGGATCGCGGCGATGGCGCAGATCGCCATGGGCGTGGCGGCGCTGCTGTCGCTGGTGGCCTTCGCGCAGTCGTTCCGCTGGGTGGGCGCGCTGATGGACGCGTTGGCCCGCAACGACGGTGGCTACGGTCTGTTCATGCTCGGCAGCGCCGGCATCGCCCTGCTGGTCATGCTGCCCGCGACTTTCTTCGCCGGCATGACGCTGCCGCTGTTCACCCTGGCATGGCTGCGCGCAGGCGGTGGCGAAGCCGGCATCGGCCGGCTGTACGCGGCCAACACCGTCGGCGCGATCCTGGGCGTGGCGCTCATGCTGCACGCCTTGATCCCGCTGCTCGGCGTACGCGCCGGCATGATCCTCGCCGCCGCCGGCGACATCACCCTGGGCTTCTGGCTGCTGGCGCGCAGCGAGCGGGAGGTATCGCCACGCGGGGTCGCCACCGCGATCGCCGCGCCCCTGCTGGCGGTGGTGTTGTGCGTCACGGTGGGACCACCGGACCCGCGGGAACAGGCCGGCGGCGTATTCCGGACCGGCGCCGCGCGGCTGGACGACGGCAGCCGGGTGGTCTTCCTCCGCGACGGCAAGACCGCCACCGTCAGTGTCGTCGCCTCGGACCACCACGGGTCGGCCGCCCTCGCCACCAACGGCAAGTCCGATGCCGCGATGGCGCTGGACATCGCGCTGCCGCCCACCGGCGACGAACTGACCATGGTGGCGCTGGGCGCATTGCCGCTGGCCGCGCATCCCGCCCCGCGCCGCATCGGCGTGATCGGGTGGGGTTCGGGTCTCTCGACGCATACGCTGCTCGGCAGTCCGGCGGTGGAGCGCGTGGACACGGTGGAGATCGAACCGGCCATCCATGAAGGCGCACGCCGCTTCGGCGCCCGCGTGGCGCGCGCGTACGACGATCCGCGCTCGCACGTGCACTTCGACGATGCGCGCCGCTTCTTCGCCCGCCAGGGCGAGCGCTACGACGTCATCGTGTCCGAGCCCTCCAATCCCTGGGTCAGCGGCGTCGCCAACCTGTTCTCGCGGGAGTTCTACGCGTTCCTGCGCGGACGCCTGGCCGACGACGGCGTGCTGGTGCAGTGGATGCAGACCTACGAGATCGACGATGCGCTGCTCGCCAGCATGCTGGCCGCCCTGCTGTCGGAGTTCCCGCAGGTGGACCTGTACCTCTCGCACGATGTCGACCTGATCGTCGTGGCCCACGCCGGCCGGCGGCATCGCGCCGATGCCGCACGCTGGGACACGCCCGCCCTGCACCGGGAACTCGCCCGCACCGGCCTGGGGGACGACGCCTCGCTGGCGATGCGGCATATCGGCGACGAGCGCGTGGCAGGACTGTTCGTGCGCGCAATGCGCGCTCCCGCGCACAGCGACTACACCCAGCACGTGGCGCTGCGCGCACCGGCGACGCGTTACCGCCGCGACTATTCGCAGACGCTGCAGCATCTGGTCGACAACGGTCTGCCGGTGCTCGACCTGCTGGCAGGACGGCAGCCGGTCGCGGCCGATGCCGTGGTCAAGGCCTTGCCCGAGCACCGCTTCACCCTCGGGCACCGTCACGCGGTGATGGCCGCCGCGTTGATGCGCGGTTCGACGGTCGACCCCGTGGAGCGCGCCACACTGCCACGCGGCCTGGCCATGTCCATCGAAACCCTGCGCGGCCTGTCGCCCTTCGCCCACGAAGACCCCGCGCTGTGGATGGACGCCGCCGCCGACGTGGCCGAAGCCACGCTCGGCGTGCTTCCGGCCGACGACCTGCAGGGGGTGTGGGTCGACCCCGCCTGGGCGAGGGACGCGGACGGTGTGCCCGCCATCGCCGAGGTGCTGGCGATGTACGCCGACACCGCGCGCCGGGATCCGCCCGCCATGGCGGCCACGGCGAAGACGGTGCTGTCGTCACCGCATCCGGTCAGTGCGCGGATACGCGAACAGGCCCTGGTGATCGCCCAGCTGTCGGCGCTGGCGCAGGGCGATGGCGCCGCCGTCGAGCCGCTGCACCAGGTCCATGGCGACCGCGTCGCGCGCGCCGAGCGCTATCGCATGGTGCGCTACCTGCTGCGCATTCAGGGGGCGTCCGCGGTCCGGTAG
- a CDS encoding PP2C family serine/threonine-protein phosphatase, whose protein sequence is MIEFGHISHVGLRRELNEDTYYGDSELGLWLVADGMGGHACGEVASALARETIVREIRDGTPLAQAIRIADEEIIRTSRRRNDTLPMGTTVVAARIQGNRFEVAWVGDSRAYLWREGQLAQLSQDHSYVQELIAQGTLTSEQARTHPHRNVVTQALGVTDPNHLNVETMTGELRPGMQLLLCSDGLTEEVDDPSIAATLKHDDCSAQECVDTLIAAALDGGGSDNVTAILVRCH, encoded by the coding sequence ATGATCGAATTCGGCCACATCTCCCACGTCGGCCTCAGGCGCGAGCTGAACGAAGACACCTACTATGGCGACAGCGAGCTGGGCCTGTGGCTGGTGGCCGACGGCATGGGCGGCCACGCCTGCGGCGAAGTGGCCAGTGCGCTGGCGCGCGAGACCATCGTCCGCGAGATCCGCGACGGCACGCCGCTGGCGCAGGCCATCCGCATCGCCGACGAGGAGATCATCCGCACTTCGCGCCGCCGCAACGACACCCTGCCGATGGGCACCACCGTGGTCGCGGCGCGTATCCAGGGCAACCGCTTCGAGGTGGCGTGGGTCGGCGACAGCCGTGCCTATCTCTGGCGCGAGGGGCAACTGGCCCAGCTGAGCCAGGACCACAGCTACGTGCAGGAACTGATCGCCCAGGGCACCCTGACCAGCGAACAGGCGCGCACCCATCCGCACCGCAATGTCGTGACCCAGGCGCTGGGCGTCACCGATCCGAACCACCTCAACGTGGAAACGATGACTGGGGAACTGCGTCCCGGCATGCAGCTGCTGCTGTGCAGCGACGGCCTGACCGAGGAAGTGGACGATCCCAGCATCGCCGCCACGCTGAAGCACGACGACTGCAGCGCGCAGGAATGCGTGGACACGTTGATCGCCGCAGCGCTGGACGGCGGCGGCTCGGACAACGTCACCGCCATCCTGGTGCGTTGCCACTGA
- a CDS encoding MBL fold metallo-hydrolase produces the protein MGWTLRFLGVGNAGAVELGSAMATMERDGAPWLTIDCGGEGLTAYQARYGGMPDALFITHVHLDHVAGMERLFVASYFDAVRRGQVRLYVPAPLVPVLHQRIASYPNVLAEGGANFWDAFQLIPVDDAFWHDGQRLEVFPVRHHWPDTAFGLRLRGSVVWTGDTRPIPEMLARHADAGEVIAHDCALHGNPSHSGIDDLEREYPAALLARCVLYHYASVDDAEALRARGYRVAAAGDGLALADPLPTTLP, from the coding sequence GTGGGCTGGACGCTGCGCTTCCTGGGCGTGGGCAATGCCGGCGCCGTCGAACTGGGCTCGGCAATGGCGACGATGGAGCGCGACGGCGCGCCCTGGCTGACCATCGACTGCGGCGGAGAAGGACTCACCGCCTACCAGGCCCGCTACGGCGGCATGCCCGATGCGCTCTTCATCACCCACGTGCACCTGGACCATGTGGCCGGCATGGAACGGCTGTTCGTGGCCAGCTATTTCGACGCGGTGCGACGCGGCCAGGTGCGCCTGTACGTGCCGGCGCCGCTGGTGCCGGTGCTGCACCAGCGCATCGCCAGCTATCCGAACGTGCTGGCCGAAGGCGGCGCGAATTTCTGGGATGCGTTCCAGCTGATTCCGGTCGACGATGCGTTCTGGCATGACGGGCAGCGGCTGGAGGTGTTTCCGGTGCGGCACCATTGGCCCGATACGGCCTTCGGCCTGCGCCTGCGCGGCAGCGTGGTGTGGACCGGAGACACCCGGCCGATTCCCGAAATGCTCGCGCGCCATGCCGATGCCGGCGAGGTGATCGCGCACGACTGCGCGCTGCACGGCAATCCGTCGCACAGCGGCATCGACGACCTGGAGCGCGAATATCCGGCGGCCCTGCTCGCGCGCTGCGTGCTGTACCACTACGCCAGCGTGGACGATGCCGAAGCGCTGCGCGCGCGCGGGTATCGCGTCGCCGCGGCAGGCGATGGCCTGGCGCTGGCGGACCCGCTGCCGACGACGCTGCCGTGA
- a CDS encoding GNAT family N-acetyltransferase: MTVPVLPGEVIAETPRLQLRAMSDRDDADAALMLALLNDPAFIRHIADRGVRTLAQARDYLRDGAVRSYAEHGFGMYSIRRTDTGALIGNCGLVRREGLDGPDLGYALLPAHAGQGFAHEAAQAVIADAGRRLRLPCLRAIVNPDNVASIGLLQKLGFEFDRMIVLPHVAHPLDLFRLPLPMEAAA; this comes from the coding sequence GTGACGGTGCCGGTCCTGCCCGGCGAGGTGATCGCGGAAACACCGCGCCTGCAGCTGCGTGCGATGTCCGATCGCGACGATGCCGATGCCGCCCTGATGCTCGCCTTGCTCAACGATCCCGCCTTCATCCGCCATATCGCCGACCGCGGCGTGCGGACGCTGGCGCAGGCGCGCGACTACCTGCGGGACGGCGCGGTGCGCAGCTATGCGGAGCACGGATTCGGCATGTATTCCATCCGGCGTACGGACACCGGTGCCCTGATCGGCAACTGCGGCCTGGTCCGGCGCGAGGGACTGGACGGCCCCGACCTGGGGTACGCGCTGTTGCCCGCCCACGCCGGGCAGGGCTTTGCGCACGAGGCGGCGCAAGCGGTCATCGCCGATGCCGGCCGGCGGCTCCGCCTCCCTTGCCTGCGCGCCATCGTCAATCCCGACAACGTGGCCTCGATCGGCCTGTTGCAGAAACTGGGATTCGAGTTCGACAGAATGATCGTATTGCCGCACGTCGCGCACCCGCTCGACCTGTTCCGCCTGCCCCTGCCCATGGAAGCCGCCGCCTGA
- the gloB gene encoding hydroxyacylglutathione hydrolase, translating into MRLLALPAFEDNYIWALVDDEGDALVIDPGDAAPVLAATGNGLWPAAVLVTHHHADHAGGIAALRARWPTLPVFAPDDDRIPDATERVGDGDVVRVKHWRLSVLAVPGHTRSHIAFHGGGSDGPPHLFCGDTLFSLGCGRLFEGTPPQMLASLERLAALPPTSLVCCGHEYTLANGAFASAVDPHNPALRDRVQDAHAMRQAGRPTLPVTLASEIATNPFLRLDADAIRAAVSHRLGRPPADRVETFATLRQWKNDFRA; encoded by the coding sequence ATGCGTCTGCTTGCCCTGCCTGCTTTCGAGGACAACTACATCTGGGCGCTGGTCGACGACGAGGGCGACGCACTGGTGATTGATCCCGGTGACGCCGCCCCGGTGCTGGCCGCCACCGGCAACGGCCTGTGGCCGGCGGCGGTGCTGGTGACCCACCACCACGCCGACCATGCCGGCGGCATTGCCGCCCTGCGCGCCCGCTGGCCCACCCTGCCCGTGTTCGCGCCCGATGACGACCGCATTCCCGACGCCACCGAGCGCGTGGGCGATGGCGACGTGGTCCGGGTCAAGCACTGGCGATTGTCGGTACTGGCGGTGCCCGGACATACGCGCAGCCACATCGCTTTCCACGGCGGAGGCAGCGACGGCCCGCCACACCTGTTCTGCGGCGATACCTTGTTCAGCCTGGGCTGCGGCCGCCTGTTCGAAGGCACGCCGCCACAGATGCTGGCCTCGCTGGAGCGCCTGGCGGCGCTGCCGCCGACGTCGCTGGTGTGCTGCGGCCATGAGTACACGCTGGCCAATGGCGCGTTCGCCAGCGCCGTGGATCCGCACAATCCCGCGCTGCGCGACCGTGTGCAGGACGCCCACGCCATGCGCCAGGCGGGGCGCCCCACCCTGCCGGTGACACTGGCCAGCGAGATCGCGACCAATCCGTTCCTGCGGCTGGACGCCGACGCCATCCGCGCGGCGGTGTCCCATCGCCTCGGTCGGCCGCCCGCCGACCGCGTGGAGACGTTCGCGACCCTGCGGCAATGGAAGAACGATTTCCGCGCATGA
- a CDS encoding glycosyltransferase family 9 protein gives MSSIPHSLCLLRLSALGDVTHVVPLVRTLQRHWPQLPLHWVIDKGGFRLLDGLEGVTFHTYDKQTGLAGMRALRRELPGRFDALLQMQVALRANLLSAFIPARRRIGYDRSRSKDLHGLVVNERIPDRPGIHVLDAIGSFCEPLGLKQTEVVWNLPVPTEAHAWAAAQWPADGTRTLVISPCSSHVRRNWFADRYAAVADHAAAQGWRVVLCGGRSELERQTADAILAAMQSPALDLVGKDTLKQLPALLARADLVMTPDSGPMHIANAMGTAVLGLHAASNPRRSGPYSSIRYCVDRYDDAARRYKGRPAAELKWGTKIEHDGVMDLITVDDGIAAFERFRQDHPGA, from the coding sequence TTGTCCTCGATTCCCCACTCACTGTGCCTGCTGCGCCTGTCCGCCCTCGGCGACGTGACCCATGTCGTGCCGCTGGTGCGCACCCTGCAGCGGCACTGGCCGCAGCTGCCGCTGCACTGGGTGATCGACAAGGGCGGCTTCAGGCTGCTCGACGGGCTGGAAGGCGTGACCTTCCACACCTACGACAAGCAGACCGGCTTGGCCGGCATGCGGGCGCTGCGCCGCGAACTGCCCGGACGTTTCGATGCGCTGCTGCAGATGCAGGTGGCCCTGCGCGCCAACCTGCTGTCGGCGTTCATCCCCGCCCGCCGCCGGATCGGTTACGACCGCAGCCGCTCGAAGGACCTGCACGGGCTGGTCGTCAACGAGCGCATTCCCGATCGTCCCGGTATCCATGTGCTGGACGCGATCGGCAGCTTCTGCGAACCGCTGGGGCTGAAGCAGACCGAGGTGGTGTGGAACCTGCCGGTGCCCACGGAGGCGCATGCCTGGGCCGCCGCGCAATGGCCTGCCGACGGGACGCGGACCCTGGTGATCTCCCCGTGTTCCAGCCACGTGCGCCGCAACTGGTTCGCCGACCGCTACGCCGCCGTCGCCGACCACGCTGCCGCCCAGGGCTGGCGGGTGGTGCTGTGCGGCGGCCGCAGCGAACTGGAGCGGCAGACGGCCGATGCCATCCTCGCCGCCATGCAGTCGCCGGCGCTGGACCTGGTGGGCAAGGACACGCTGAAACAGCTGCCGGCCCTGCTGGCGCGCGCGGATCTGGTGATGACGCCCGACTCCGGCCCCATGCACATCGCCAATGCCATGGGCACCGCCGTGCTTGGCCTGCATGCGGCCAGCAACCCGCGCCGCAGCGGCCCGTATTCGAGCATCCGCTATTGCGTGGACCGCTACGACGATGCCGCGCGCCGTTACAAAGGCAGGCCCGCAGCCGAGCTGAAATGGGGCACCAAGATCGAACACGACGGCGTGATGGACCTGATCACCGTCGACGATGGCATCGCCGCCTTCGAACGGTTCCGGCAGGACCATCCCGGCGCATGA
- the dnaQ gene encoding DNA polymerase III subunit epsilon, with product MRQIVLDTETTGLEWKKGNRVVEIGCVELLERRPTGRTYHQYINPQREFEQGAAEVTGLSLEFLSDKPLFEAIADEFLAFIDGAELIIHNAAFDVGFLDYELSRLGEHYGRLADRVTVEDSLLLARQRFPGQRNSLDALCKRLGVDNTHRQLHGALLDAQLLCEVYLHLTAGQREIGFGGAEDAAPGTTVAATLSFDPALAGARPRVAVSADELAAHEARLATLRKKSGGRCLWDPPVLEAS from the coding sequence ATGCGCCAGATCGTCCTCGACACCGAAACCACCGGCCTGGAGTGGAAGAAGGGCAATCGCGTCGTCGAAATAGGGTGCGTCGAACTGCTGGAACGACGGCCCACCGGGCGGACCTACCACCAGTACATCAACCCGCAGCGCGAGTTCGAGCAGGGCGCGGCGGAAGTGACCGGCCTCAGCCTGGAGTTCCTGTCCGACAAGCCGCTGTTCGAGGCGATCGCCGACGAGTTCCTGGCCTTCATCGACGGTGCGGAACTGATCATCCACAACGCGGCGTTCGACGTCGGCTTCCTCGATTACGAACTGTCGCGCCTGGGCGAGCATTACGGCCGCCTGGCCGACCGCGTCACCGTGGAGGATTCATTGCTGCTGGCGCGGCAGCGCTTTCCCGGCCAGCGCAATTCGCTGGATGCGCTCTGCAAGCGCCTGGGTGTGGACAACACGCACCGTCAACTCCATGGCGCGTTGCTGGACGCCCAATTGCTGTGCGAGGTCTATCTCCACCTGACCGCCGGCCAGCGCGAGATCGGTTTCGGCGGCGCCGAGGACGCGGCGCCGGGCACGACGGTGGCGGCGACCCTGTCCTTCGATCCGGCGCTCGCCGGCGCCCGCCCGCGGGTCGCGGTGTCCGCCGACGAGCTGGCAGCGCACGAAGCGCGCCTGGCGACGTTGCGGAAGAAATCCGGCGGTCGCTGCCTGTGGGACCCGCCGGTGCTGGAAGCTTCCTGA
- a CDS encoding class I SAM-dependent methyltransferase translates to MPAFAFTRQPDPLAWFGTGHGGSILTSEHARLSQALTSRSPQPWLWVAPPGSDPAQGAAPATRGVRLQADATSRRLTGHVQCGLPLPLPTEAVGAIVLQHVLDAGDPQPLLQECARVLEPGGRLWLFVLNPWSPYRLRWRGAGLVPRTLGQWHLQLAAAGLAASPHVLHYGPVWRAVPDAPGHGPAPFRAARLLEAEKRVAGLIPPAPVARAWRAAPAA, encoded by the coding sequence ATGCCTGCGTTCGCGTTTACCCGTCAACCCGATCCCCTCGCATGGTTCGGGACGGGCCACGGCGGGTCGATCCTGACGTCCGAGCACGCGCGGCTCAGCCAGGCGCTCACCAGCCGGTCCCCCCAGCCCTGGTTGTGGGTGGCGCCCCCGGGCAGCGATCCGGCCCAGGGCGCCGCGCCGGCCACGCGCGGCGTCCGCCTGCAGGCGGACGCCACCTCCCGCCGCCTGACCGGACACGTGCAATGCGGATTGCCGTTGCCGCTGCCCACCGAGGCCGTGGGCGCCATCGTGCTGCAACACGTGCTGGATGCCGGCGACCCGCAGCCGCTGTTGCAGGAGTGCGCACGGGTGCTCGAACCGGGCGGTCGCCTGTGGCTGTTCGTGCTGAATCCCTGGAGCCCCTATCGCCTGCGCTGGCGCGGTGCCGGCCTGGTGCCGCGGACGCTGGGCCAGTGGCATCTGCAGCTGGCGGCGGCCGGACTGGCCGCCTCGCCGCATGTCCTGCACTACGGCCCCGTCTGGCGGGCCGTGCCCGATGCGCCCGGCCACGGCCCGGCTCCCTTCCGCGCCGCGCGCCTGCTGGAGGCGGAGAAGCGCGTGGCCGGCCTCATTCCCCCGGCGCCGGTGGCGCGCGCCTGGCGCGCCGCGCCGGCCGCCTGA
- the rnhA gene encoding ribonuclease HI — translation MKHVSIHTDGSCLGNPGPGGWAALLRYGEKEREVVGGEAQTTNNRMELMAAIAALEVLTEGCEVTLHIDSQYVRQGITEWLPGWVRRGWKTAGGDPVKNRDLWERLHAATGRHRIEWKWVKGHNGDPDNERVDVLARNAAVRFRNGAVA, via the coding sequence ATGAAGCACGTCAGCATCCACACCGATGGTTCCTGCCTGGGCAATCCCGGCCCGGGGGGCTGGGCCGCGCTCCTGCGCTATGGCGAGAAGGAGCGCGAAGTCGTCGGCGGCGAGGCGCAGACCACCAACAACCGGATGGAGCTGATGGCCGCCATCGCTGCGCTGGAAGTGCTGACCGAGGGCTGCGAGGTCACGCTCCACATCGACTCCCAGTACGTGCGGCAGGGCATCACCGAATGGCTGCCGGGCTGGGTCCGGCGAGGCTGGAAGACCGCCGGCGGCGATCCGGTCAAGAACCGCGATCTCTGGGAGCGCCTGCATGCCGCCACCGGTCGCCACAGGATCGAATGGAAGTGGGTGAAGGGTCACAACGGCGACCCCGACAACGAACGCGTCGACGTGCTGGCGCGCAACGCGGCCGTGCGCTTCCGCAATGGTGCGGTGGCGTGA
- a CDS encoding DUF6165 family protein yields MSEILVPVSFGELLDKIAILQIKSERMTDPAKLAHVRDELSALEKTWMAHPVAGHDIVALRAQLKAVNERLWAIEDDVRLKEKAQAFDEDFVRLARSVYIENDERARIKKAINLALGSAYVEEKSYQDYRTADAP; encoded by the coding sequence ATGTCCGAGATCCTCGTACCCGTGTCCTTCGGTGAGCTGCTGGACAAGATCGCCATCCTGCAGATCAAGTCCGAGCGGATGACCGATCCGGCCAAACTCGCGCACGTGCGCGACGAATTGTCCGCGCTGGAGAAGACCTGGATGGCGCATCCGGTGGCCGGCCACGACATCGTCGCGCTGCGGGCCCAGCTGAAGGCCGTCAACGAGCGCCTGTGGGCCATCGAGGACGACGTACGGCTGAAGGAGAAGGCGCAGGCGTTCGACGAGGACTTCGTCCGCCTGGCCCGCAGCGTCTACATCGAGAACGACGAGCGCGCCCGCATCAAGAAGGCGATCAACCTGGCGTTGGGTTCGGCCTACGTGGAAGAGAAGTCCTACCAGGACTACCGGACCGCGGACGCCCCCTGA
- a CDS encoding 3-deoxy-D-manno-octulosonic acid kinase encodes MVGFDASESLTPFREGRGYGAILFDRKHLRQADPDWFVPEKWGDRARPVDSGGRGSAWFIDAPSSQCVLRHYRRGGLAARFSQDRYLWHGPDRTRSFAEFRLTRALLARGLPVPRPVAASYVRDGMFYRAAILLERLTEVRTLADIARHAEARAPWESTGRLVARFHRAGLDHADLNAQNILFDASGHGWLIDFDRGRLRIPATAWREQNLARLRRSLLKLRGKRSVEAVGHDFAHLRRAYDHAWSRGY; translated from the coding sequence ATGGTCGGTTTTGACGCTTCGGAATCCCTGACGCCGTTCCGCGAAGGCCGCGGATACGGTGCGATTCTGTTCGACCGCAAACACCTGCGGCAAGCGGACCCGGACTGGTTCGTGCCGGAAAAGTGGGGCGATCGCGCGCGGCCGGTCGACAGCGGCGGGCGTGGCAGTGCCTGGTTCATCGACGCGCCGTCCAGCCAGTGCGTGTTGCGCCACTACCGGCGCGGCGGCCTGGCGGCGCGTTTCAGCCAGGACCGCTACCTGTGGCACGGGCCGGACCGCACACGCAGCTTCGCCGAATTCCGGTTGACGCGTGCATTGCTGGCGCGCGGCCTGCCGGTGCCGCGCCCGGTGGCGGCCAGCTACGTGCGCGACGGCATGTTCTACCGTGCGGCCATCCTGCTGGAGCGGCTGACGGAGGTGCGGACGCTGGCCGACATCGCCCGCCACGCGGAGGCGCGGGCGCCGTGGGAAAGCACCGGGCGACTGGTGGCGCGCTTCCACCGTGCCGGGCTGGACCATGCCGACCTCAACGCGCAGAACATCCTGTTCGACGCCAGCGGTCACGGCTGGCTGATCGACTTCGACCGGGGCCGGCTGCGCATTCCCGCCACCGCCTGGCGCGAGCAGAACCTCGCGCGGCTGCGGCGCTCCCTGCTCAAGTTGCGCGGCAAGCGCAGCGTGGAAGCGGTCGGCCACGACTTCGCCCATCTGCGGCGCGCTTACGACCACGCCTGGTCGCGGGGCTACTGA